A genomic stretch from Pieris napi chromosome 18, ilPieNapi1.2, whole genome shotgun sequence includes:
- the LOC125058335 gene encoding piggyBac transposable element-derived protein 4-like yields MDLIRDQDKILQILNESDNDDDDSPFFGPSGVPSDSEPDDNLEEDLVEDTDEIEDDSSSSSDEDLNVSRRSRNRNRILDSDDDSLECLQPCPPIASHQDLVIQPERPYIYGKNKHKWATTPRSSNTRASARNIIHFVPGPNSDARDLVEPLPIFHLYLSDEMIDQLVIYTNAEIEIKKVKYKELTHTISPTSAIELKALLGLLMQSAAIKSNHLPTRILFDDRRSGNIFKACMSAERFDFLLKCLRFDDKATRQDRRASDKFAPIREFWEKFIGHCKQWYKPSSYLTIDEQLVGFRGRCPFRIYIPNKPNKYGIKIVMVADSNSKYVYNATPYLGKGTNCDNMPLATHFVKQLCEPVYGTNRNITMDNWFTSVPLASELLQDPYKLTLVGTIRSNKREIPPEMKNKKSRKIHTSMFAFDGEKTLVSYKPKSNKTVFLLSTVHSQPDINSTSKKPEIIHFYNSTKGAVDTVDQMCSAICVNRKTNRWPQCVFYNVLNLCLINSYVIYVSNMVRERQKPMRRRSFVQSLADKLIEPWLRERYNTVTLRRDIKASIKDILKIEDATPSTSQAQQNKRKICSFCPYKKHRMTKYVCSRCKTAICGEHTVPVCADCQE; encoded by the coding sequence ATGGATTTGATACGAGATCAAGATAAAATATTGCAGATTTTGAACGAGTCAGATAATGACGATGACGATTCACCATTTTTTGGACCATCTGGTGTGCCTTCGGACTCCGAACCTGATGACAACTTAGAGGAGGACTTAGTCGAGGATACCGACGAAATTGAAGATGATTCGTCGAGTTCTTCTGATGAAGATCTAAATGTTTCCCGGAGAAGCCGTAACAGAAACAGAATCCTAGATTCTGATGATGATTCTTTGGAGTGTTTGCAGCCTTGTCCACCCATAGCTTCTCACCAGGATCTGGTAATACAACCTGAGAGACCATACATTTATggaaaaaacaaacataagtGGGCAACTACTCCACGCTCTTCAAACACTCGTGCATCGGCTCGAAACATTATTCATTTTGTACCCGGACCTAACAGTGATGCAAGAGATTTGGTAGAACCACTTCCAATATTTCATTTGTATTTATCTGATGAAATGATTGACCAACTTGTTATTTACACAAATGCAgagattgaaataaaaaaggtgaAGTACAAGGAACTCACTCATACTATTTCTCCAACTTCAGCTATTGAACTAAAAGCTTTACTGGGTCTTCTTATGCAATCAGCTGCTATAAAAAGTAATCATTTACCCACGAGAATATTGTTTGATGACAGAAGGAGTGGTAACATTTTCAAAGCCTGCATGAGCGCTGAGAGATTTGATTTCTTGCTTAAATGCCTTCGATTTGATGACAAAGCTACCAGACAAGACAGAAGAGCATCCGATAAATTTGCACCTATAAGAGAATTCTGGGAGAAATTCATTGGTCATTGCAAACAATGGTACAAGCCAAGTTCCTATCTGACAATCGATGAGCAATTAGTTGGGTTCAGAGGGCGCTGCCCATTTCGAATTTATATACCCAATAAGCCTAACAAGTACggcataaaaattgtaatggtTGCAGATTCTAATTCAAAGTACGTATACAATGCTACGCCTTATTTGGGTAAAGGAACCAATTGCGATAATATGCCTCTTGCCACACATTTTGTGAAACAACTCTGTGAGCCTGTCTATGGGACAAACAGAAATATTACGATGGACAACTGGTTCACTTCAGTGCCACTTGCTTCAGAATTACTTCAGGACCCGTATAAACTCACACTTGTTGGGACAATACGTAGTAATAAGCGAGAGATTCCACCTGagatgaaaaacaaaaaatcaagaaaGATTCATACTTCGATGTTTGCATTTGATGGTGAGAAGACTCTGGTCTCGTATAAACCAAAATCTAACAAGACAGTATTTCTTCTTTCGACAGTACACAGTCAGCCAGACATTAACTCCACTTCGAAAAAGCctgaaattatacatttttataatagtaccAAAGGTGCTGTCGACACTGTCGACCAAATGTGCTCAGCTATATGTGTCAATCGCAAAACCAATAGATGGCCTCAATGCGTGTTTTATAATGTCTTGAACCTGTGCCTAATTAATTCATATGTCATCTATGTGTCGAACATGGTCAGAGAACGGCAAAAACCAATGAGACGTAGGAGTTTCGTCCAAAGTTTAGCCGATAAGCTCATAGAGCCATGGTTACGAGAGCGGTATAACACTGTCACTTTGAGGAGGGATATAAAAGCTagtattaaagatattttaaaaattgaagaTGCTACTCCTAGTACCTCTCAAGCGCAACAAAATAAGCGTAAAATATGTTCTTTTTGTCCTTACAAAAAACACAGGATGACTAAATATGTTTGCAGCCGCTGCAAGACGGCGATTTGCGGGGAACATACGGTTCCAGTGTGTGCCGACTGccaagaataa